A region of the Antedon mediterranea chromosome 4, ecAntMedi1.1, whole genome shotgun sequence genome:
TAATTTAACATCACACCGAATGCAAGTGATGAATAAATCTAGCATTTCTTAGGTTGTTCAAAGTAAAATGTGTAGATTTTAAAAGTAGTAGAGTGATGTTACTATGACACATTTTAATCAGAAGCCACTTGGAGCAGTGAGGTATATTTTTTCAAGATCAACTGTGATCAACAAATGCCAACTTTTAAGCCACTGACAACTTGGCTATTAAActatcaattcaatttatttattttccagaaAGACTGTGGTTCTGGCggtagaatgagtcttctcggataaggactataaaccgtaggtccagtgtacatatcTAGTTCAttttttgagacgagtagggggttacccggtactagtacatcacagccactgatcataactgggccctctgggactGAAGATGTTGctcaatataaataaataataacaatattatatggACCAGAgactctaaaaaaaaaaattgaattgaaaatacaaataatatatgaaaaatAACTGGTATATTGTTGTAGAAAAGAGAAATCACTGTAAACTTCTAACGCTGAACAATTaccaaaaaaacacaaaaactgAAACAGGTAAGATGAGTCTAATGCAAGCATATCAGTGGAGTCActatttattaatgttaatgtgGAATTGGGGGATTGAGACAAATATGCACTCCTACTAGTACTACATTGGGTTTAATGTCACAAAATATGTACTCCTACATAGGGTTTAATGTCACAAAATATTCACCTCTATTTGTAACCAGAgtatcaaaatgttattttaaataaattatttatgacCAACCACTAACATCATGTAGCATAATATGTATTCATATTATCCATTTTATGTCATATTCACTGtaataaaatactttataaaTGCTAATTTTACAAATCATTGACGATGTTGTATTGCTTTTGCAAATTATAATTTCTTCTACATCCAATTTATAAACCTAATCTTGCGTTTGTTATTGCTATTGAATGGATGACGTAATTACCAAGAAAAACTATTAAGTACTATTGTGAAAGCTATcactaaagccttgtctacactactaaacaaacaaaaatgtgtccatggacatgatgatgtcatatcactaccatatttagaaatatcgccaccatatttgggcaaatcacatttttttttgtcaaactagtttgatagtgtagacagagcttaagaagtaCACATCAATGGAagccagtttgatagtgtagacagagcttaagaagtaCACATCAATGGAagccagtttgatagtgtagacagagcttaagaagtaCACATCAATGGAagccagtttgatagtgtagacagagcttaagaagtaCACATCAATGGAagccagtttgatagtgtagacagagcttaagaagtaCACATCAATGGAagccagtttgatagtgtagacagagcttaagaagtaCACATCAATGGAagccagtttgatagtgtagacagagcttaagaagtaCACATCAATGGAAGCCAGTTTGATTATATCAACATTCAGTGAAAacgttatttattttaaaaacaaagattCATCATGAAATGGATAAGTTAAGCATCTACTTACAGAAAATGTTGTCTAATGTTGTTACTATGCGACAGGTCAACTATTGCACAATAATGCTTCTTGTATCACCTTTATGGTCAACGTCTCTGGTTGCAATGCATGCTGGGTGAGAGTGAACGGTCCATGCTCTGTGCGGATTAGGTGGGTCATATGAGCACTGGTACCTAAAGCTAAAGATGAAAATATTTCTAAACATCATTTTCCTGTTTGTCTATTTAGATTCTTATTCAATTCAAACCAATTAAACAAGAGTTTCAAAGCAATTTAGACAATTAGTGAGGCTGGTataaaaatacttaaatataaataataatttaaatattaacaaaGGTGCATATTTCCAAACATCATTTTTCGTTGTCTATTTAGATTCTTTGAAAaataaacaagcacgaatgtgcgatactcggggtacagcaaaagaagctgtaatgacgtcataagacgggatgtgacgtcacatacacaccttttgagggtccctaatgatcagctgatgctggatggactaccctcataaaatattgttgaaataaataaaataaatcaataaccttgctaccaaatacggctatacggtaccatcttcggctatacggtaccatcttcggttatacggtaccatcttcgagacatCATATGGGTCcggtttaaaataaaaaatctggctctatgtccctgtagtatattcatgccaaatcccagctcaatactacaacgaataagggaggagtagtactttataaatcgcactttttactcaatagtgtcggatggaagaggagaaaatgagagagtcctagactcctAGGTACCCTGAGTAAAAACTTATTCAAGCAGTTTGAAACAAATTTGGACAATTAGTGAGGCTGTGGTATTAACATAGCAAAGGTGCATTTTTACTCGGGGTCGGTACCCAATTCTAGGACTCTCCTCCTCCtcttcttcctccatctggacactattgagtaaaaagtgcgatttttaaagtactactccccccttattcgttgtagtattgagctgggattggcatgaatatactacaggcaCATgacctcaaagctatagagccggattttttattttcaaaccggatgcagctaTATGACGTctcgagtatcgcacattcttgcttttttgtttgttaatttgtttaattaagaagccacaatgcgTGACACACACACAGCGTCATGTAGTTATATGCGGaatcttggcgtagtggttatcacgtttgcttaacacgcagaaggtgcCCGGTTCGACGAGCCCGGgtgaaaccttttttttaaaactttatggtgaaaagtactgtatacgcaatatgataattatacacagtatatcttatttttattatttttttacatacttattttgtgtaatcggtaattataacttttacacatgtttattttgctttgtgcttattaccatatttatttgtaatgtaaatggataaaaaaactttgtgtaacccacatttttggtgtaagaggtttcgtagtgtggTGATTATCAAGCCTgtttaacacgcagaaggttcCTGGTATGAGCCATGgggaaacctatttttctttaactttatggtaaaatatactgtatacgtaatatgatatagagtatatctcgttttattactcggggtacctgagtctaggactctctcatcttttcctcttcttcttcttccatccgtacactattgagtaaaaagtgcgatttataaagtactactcctgccattcgttgtagtattgagctgggatttggcatgaatataccacagggacatgtcctcaaagctatagagacagattttaaaatttcaaaccggatgcagctaTTTTACGCCTCGAAGATGGTAcggtatagccgtatttggtagcgaggttattgatgtgtatgtgacgttacatccggtcttatgacgtcattacagcttctttttctgtaccccgagtatcgcacattcgtgcttgtttggATTTGTTTGTTGTTAGATAAGattcttttcattcattcattcataataacatttatttcttatcattTCAAAGATTGCTAAGCCCTGATgagatttgttttaatttttaaccaagtaaaaaaggaaatcatatttaaatattatagtaatattaACCAATTGAATATTCATATCATAATGTCAATagacagtaaaaaaaaaagaatgtcaaAATTTCACTCTTTTAGCCTCGTGTAAGTTTAAGATACACTCGCTTTAACTGCAGGATACAAATCTTATACAATAactaaacaatttataatatttcaattttgttcTTTAACATTTTGAAAAGCATCTTGTTTGATAATACTTTTCTATTAtaaaatgtagatttttaaaatgtacttCTGGCAATAAGCAAAAACATGAACATTTTTAGAAATTCATCTTAtacatatttcttattttatagtCAAAAACTCATTTTGTAATCTTAAATGTTTCGATAGAGcacaattaattgattaatcTATCATAAGAATTTAATCTATCTGCTAAGGTTAAAAATGGCAACtaatatttcatataaaaattattttacataatagTAATTACTTATAGACGAAAGAGGGAATGGCTACTCTATCAATCAAACCTACATTTTCCAAGATCGTGAATTAAACTTCTGACATAAAAGCCACCACCGCAGTGAAGAGCTGAAAAGAGGTAATAAAGAGagataatataacaaaatactaTGGACAATTTCATGTatagtaaatataaattataaggGCCACAAAAGGTGCTTTCTTAACAGAATATTGAATTTGCAGAGGAGAAACTAGTTCACCAAAAGCATATATACAAATAGTCTCAACGAACAGTAAGGCAAATTCTGAGTttgtattattacattatatctTGAGAACTAAGtcttttacattatatcttGAGAACTAAGtcttttacattatatcttGAGAACTAAGtcttttacattatatcttGAGAACTAAGtcttttacattatatcttGAGAACTAAGtcttttacattatatcttGAGAACTAAGtcttttacattatatcttGAGAACTAAGtcttttacattatatcttGAGAACTAAGtcttttacattatatcttGAGAACTAAGtcttttacattatatcttGAGAACTAAGtcttttacattatatcttGAGAACTAAGtcttttacattatatcttGAGAACTAAGtcttttacattatatcttGAGAACTAAGtcttttacattatatcttGAGAACTAAGtcttttacattatatcttGAGAACTAAGtcttttacattatatcttGAGAACTAAGtcttttacattatatcttGAGAACTAAGtcttttacattatatcttGAGAACTAAGtcttttacattatatcttGAGAACTAAGtcttttacattatatcttGAGAACTAAGtcttttacattatatcttGAGAACTAAGtcttttacattatatcttGAGAACTAAGtcttttacattatatcttGAGAACTAAGtcttttacattatatcttGAGAACTAAGtcttttacattatatcttGAGAACTAAGtcttttacattatatcttGAGAACTAAGtcttttacattatatcttGAGAACTAAGTCTTAAAAATAAGGAGAGTTTATAAAATAAGGagagtttatttttttatgttttaagttGACTGTACTcttgtaaatatataaacttATTATAATTACcataaatgtacaatattgaataattatataacaagtaatttttaacattttatcagagaattgtgttgtttttatgttgttataGTGCAATTTCTgtgtatttttactgttttattcatATAGTTATATGTAATGATGATATGCCagtttttcaaaacaaatttctGTTATTTCCTTTTTAATGgacaaaataaagataatatgactactattacttattattatcaatatttcttTATGGTGAAATTTACAAAAAGGTACTTTAAACAGAGGGGTtgaaattgtatattatattatttcaatcAAACCTTTTGTTATTGGATATATGTATCCCTGAGTCATTTACACTATAAATTTATAATGTGTACGTTAAAACGGAAATTTCTAATTTCATTTAAGTCACTTGGGTAATTGAAAGGAAAATCCAATTAGCAATAAACATACATGATTAAATTATGGATCATAAAGGTAATTTTTGATGCAATAAATGAAGGCAATATGCAACTTACTAAGGTTGAATTGAGGTGAACTGAAATGTGTACACTCTAAGCTGTGAACTGTGACAGGTCTGGCTGGCTTAGGATCTACATGCTGCCCTCTATGGGCAAGATCAGACATTCTCTTTCCATTTAATTTAAGAGCTGAGTAactgaaataaaacatatatttacatttacacCGAGTCGAGCggttaaccctttcactgcggagcattattcccacctctgtgcgtaatgtatatttaagaaaaacatatggtattttaataaattgcaaaaaaatactaattgagataattgtgtaattatttttgtggtgtgtgatgggcaaagggttagtctacagttaggtataaaaaaaaaagtaatttgcatattgatgacgtcatgtgccgtcattacaggtattttggatttcgtgttttttatcgaatcaatgataaaaactatttatttgCGTGTTGTGATAAATACAATGTTGCCCTATTGGGGCTGGTAAATTTTGGttactttcaaaatggccgccattacgctactcaaaacaactttccaagatagaatactattatatacactatactatatataatataactatagagggcgcatgtttttcaagacaataatacagctatagagggccgttttttttgctggaaaaattttttaatgacttgcaaaaatattcaagttcatcgaacaaatatagagggtgctatatattataggcaaatacgattaaatcattgttttgcccATACCCGGTATTACCGGGTATACGCACTTCAACGACATTTGTTTATACCCGGTAGTACCGGGTatacgcagtgaaagggttaaggCAGAGGCTTTGCAAACCACAACCATAATATTAGTATTTTCCTTGACCATGTTCAGGTAGTCAAGCACTGTTTAGTGACAGCTCGACACACAGGGTAATGAAAGCTATGTGATATTCATCTACTGTTTTTTGGATGTATAAAGCatattatcaatatatatattatactatatataagATCATTCAATACACCTCCTTCCCCCACTATGACATTAAAACATTGCAGAAATTGTTAGTAATTTGATGTCAACAACTTACATTGGTGGCACTTGTAGAATATTGCCTCTAAATGTCTCCAACGCTTTTTCCAAATCTTCTCTACTTACATGAGCTagaaaaaatcatattaaatatttttttatttcatttttcactTCATACGtatccaacagcgagcacaaactcACCAATTCCAGGattgataaactattttataatttacctccgccaaggaggtatatgtaatcggtcgtgtgtgtttgtttgtttgtttgttagcaggattactcaaaaagaaattacaagatctttaccaaaataaaCCACTGGACCACcctttagtatacttttcagacctgctagtgttaaaagatagtaaAGAATTTTTCAAAGCCctcgagcagtcttaaagtaaactgaaattgcattttctcgagaactacttgtccaaaaaacttcatttttgtacaagaggcaagagttactatttgtgatttgtaattttaaaacatcatttgatttaatgtgcagaGAAGAGAAGagagtttaaaaaacctatttcttttgaaattcactcgtttgatttttgtgttgctgttctattgttagtcaactgaagttattgttaattgaaaggcttgttacataaccattacaccaaactcgcatacacatgcttgtagtgaaattagcctaaatcacaaacatcattaacgcccgtattcttaaaccgaacttcagtcgtagttcgaagttcaaCTTGAAATAGTcctagttcgagctattacttcaaattcgattcataAAAGAAGTAGTCAAAGTTTGCAGTTcaacttaatgaagtcgagctgttagtcgagttgcacacgtctgggtaacaaaggctatacattggccaatgacaagagagtatttgaggagcagacgaaattttgcgcattgatatcactttccattttcttacaaactttttacgcatcaggactatatacatgaaaaataattgtaatcgtttattagaacaagatcagtattagtttaacagtgaagtacttttgattaacaacaaacaaaatctttaaaatatatttaggaaccatggcagtatggtaacttttatattttctaggcctccaacaaagtatgatagCGACAAATCACatacttcatagcgtgacaagaaagcgctagccCCCCTAAACATTCTAT
Encoded here:
- the LOC140047448 gene encoding pseudouridylate synthase TRUB1-like isoform X1, coding for MRRLLNLNGLIAVNKPPGVTCSDLLDNIKTKLFNEISEALPLGIRRQFKIGHGGTLDKNAEGVLVLGIGSATKNLTQVLKGNKKYEAIGCLGSATNTYDSSGTVVCSHSYSHVSREDLEKALETFRGNILQVPPIYSALKLNGKRMSDLAHRGQHVDPKPARPVTVHSLECTHFSSPQFNLTLHCGGGFYVRSLIHDLGKSLGTSAHMTHLIRTEHGPFTLTQHALQPETLTIKVIQEALLCNS